From the Thermococcus guaymasensis DSM 11113 genome, one window contains:
- a CDS encoding ABC transporter permease — protein MNKEVFYLLFRNKRFVIGFSILTFELLLALFGAYIYPVDPFKPAGPPSTPPSMEYLLGTDRFGRDILAEVMVGIRNSLYVGALTGIFSVLIGLTIGMIAGIKGGLIDESLMAFTNVVITIPNVLLAIIIATYLGLENSGLTLVAAIISLTAWPSFARAIRAQFLSLREREFVYFSRMSGYGDLKIAFFDLLPYVTTYTLVSFVNFMNIGINAEVGLSILGLTPLKIMTLGKMLYFAAVTQAYFLGEWWVFIPPGILLVALSTSLLFIATGIEQVFNPRLREM, from the coding sequence ATGAACAAGGAAGTGTTTTACCTTCTCTTCAGGAACAAGAGGTTCGTTATCGGCTTCAGCATACTCACCTTTGAACTACTCCTTGCTCTCTTTGGAGCTTATATTTATCCCGTTGATCCATTTAAGCCCGCAGGGCCGCCCTCAACCCCCCCGAGCATGGAGTACCTCCTGGGAACCGACAGGTTCGGAAGGGACATTCTCGCTGAAGTTATGGTTGGAATAAGAAACTCCCTCTACGTTGGTGCCCTTACAGGAATATTCTCCGTGCTGATAGGGTTGACTATAGGCATGATAGCGGGCATAAAGGGTGGCCTTATAGACGAGAGTCTTATGGCGTTCACCAACGTTGTCATAACGATCCCGAACGTCCTGCTGGCAATAATCATAGCCACGTACCTCGGCCTTGAGAACAGTGGCTTGACTCTCGTGGCGGCTATCATCTCGCTCACAGCCTGGCCATCGTTCGCGAGGGCAATAAGGGCGCAGTTCCTCAGCCTCAGAGAAAGAGAGTTCGTGTACTTCTCAAGGATGAGCGGCTACGGTGATCTGAAGATAGCCTTCTTTGACCTCCTGCCGTACGTCACGACCTACACCCTCGTCTCCTTCGTGAACTTCATGAACATAGGCATCAATGCAGAGGTCGGCCTGAGCATCCTCGGACTCACACCGCTCAAGATAATGACCCTCGGAAAGATGCTCTATTTCGCGGCAGTGACGCAGGCGTACTTCCTCGGCGAGTGGTGGGTCTTCATACCGCCGGGAATCCTCCTCGTGGCCTTGTCAACGTCGCTGCTCTTCATAGCTACTGGAATAGAGCAGGTCTTCAATCCAAGGCTGAGGGAGATGTGA
- a CDS encoding RNA-guided pseudouridylation complex pseudouridine synthase subunit Cbf5 has translation MARDEVRRILPADIKREVLIKDEKAETNPKWGFPPEKRPIEMHIQFGIINLDKPPGPTSHEVVAWIKKLFNLSKAGHGGTLDPKVSGVLPVALERATRVVQALLPAGKEYVALMHLHGDVSEDKILAVMKEFQGEIIQRPPLRSAVKRRLRTRKVYYIEVLEIDGRDVLFRVGVEAGTYIRSLIHHIGLALGVGAHMAELRRTRSGPFKEDETLVTLHDLVDYYHFWKEDGIEEYFRKAIQPMEKAVEHLPKVWIRDSAVAAVTHGADLAVPGIVKLHKGIKKGDLVAIMTLKDELVALGKAMMTSGEMLQRSKGIAVDVDKVFMPRDWYPKMW, from the coding sequence ATGGCGAGGGACGAAGTGAGGAGAATCCTTCCGGCTGACATAAAGCGAGAGGTACTGATTAAGGACGAGAAGGCCGAGACGAACCCGAAGTGGGGCTTTCCCCCTGAGAAGAGGCCCATTGAGATGCACATACAGTTCGGAATAATAAACCTCGACAAGCCCCCCGGACCGACGAGCCATGAGGTCGTTGCCTGGATTAAGAAGCTCTTCAACCTCAGCAAGGCCGGTCACGGCGGAACCCTCGACCCCAAGGTCAGCGGTGTTTTACCGGTTGCCCTCGAGAGGGCCACGAGGGTCGTCCAGGCGCTCCTGCCCGCTGGAAAGGAGTACGTTGCCCTGATGCACCTCCACGGCGACGTTTCGGAGGACAAAATCCTGGCCGTCATGAAGGAGTTTCAGGGGGAGATAATCCAGAGGCCGCCCCTGAGGAGTGCCGTCAAGAGGCGCCTGAGGACGAGGAAGGTCTACTACATAGAGGTGCTCGAAATAGATGGAAGGGACGTCCTCTTCCGCGTTGGTGTCGAGGCCGGAACCTACATCCGTTCGCTCATCCACCACATCGGCCTTGCCCTCGGCGTCGGTGCGCACATGGCCGAGTTGCGCCGTACCAGAAGCGGCCCGTTCAAGGAGGACGAGACGCTGGTGACGCTTCACGATCTGGTGGACTACTACCACTTCTGGAAGGAGGACGGCATCGAGGAGTACTTCAGGAAGGCGATACAGCCGATGGAGAAAGCGGTTGAGCACCTGCCCAAGGTGTGGATAAGGGACTCAGCAGTAGCGGCAGTCACCCACGGTGCGGACTTGGCAGTCCCAGGAATAGTCAAGCTCCACAAGGGGATAAAGAAGGGCGACCTCGTTGCGATAATGACGCTCAAGGACGAGCTGGTTGCCCTCGGAAAGGCTATGATGACGAGCGGCGAGATGCTCCAGAGGAGCAAAGGAATAGCGGTTGATGTTGACAAGGTCTTCATGCCGAGGGACTGGTACCCCAAGATGTGGTGA
- a CDS encoding class I SAM-dependent methyltransferase — translation MSHYYSEEPGVPLKTKTIEVCLRGHCFKFITASGVFSFGKLDRGTELLIENMVLDRGWRVLDLGCGYGAIGIVASRFVDYVVMTDVNRRAVSIARKNLKINGVRNAEVRWGSLYEPVKGEKFEAIITNPPVHAGKDVLREIVINAPRHLNDGGLLQLVIKTKQGAKYIKALMEETFTEVRELAKGSGYRVYAGIA, via the coding sequence ATGAGCCACTACTACTCCGAGGAGCCGGGCGTCCCGTTAAAGACAAAGACCATCGAAGTCTGCCTTAGAGGGCACTGTTTCAAGTTCATAACAGCCAGTGGAGTCTTTTCCTTCGGGAAGCTCGACAGGGGCACGGAACTGCTCATAGAGAACATGGTGCTTGACAGGGGCTGGCGTGTCCTCGATTTAGGCTGTGGCTACGGGGCAATCGGAATAGTCGCCTCCCGCTTCGTGGACTACGTTGTGATGACCGACGTGAACAGACGCGCGGTCAGCATAGCGAGGAAAAACTTAAAAATCAACGGCGTTAGAAACGCCGAGGTCAGGTGGGGAAGCCTCTACGAGCCCGTTAAAGGCGAGAAATTTGAGGCAATCATCACCAATCCCCCCGTGCACGCGGGAAAGGATGTGCTGAGGGAAATAGTTATAAACGCTCCCCGGCATCTCAACGATGGTGGCCTCCTGCAGCTGGTGATTAAGACGAAGCAGGGGGCAAAGTATATTAAGGCCCTCATGGAGGAGACCTTCACCGAAGTGAGAGAGCTTGCCAAGGGGAGCGGTTACCGCGTGTACGCCGGGATTGCCTAG
- a CDS encoding 30S ribosomal protein S4 gives MGDPKRQRKKYETPSHPWIKERLDRERVLKRKYALKNKKELWRHETQLKEFRRRARRLLAARGKQAEIERQQLLQRLHRLGLLPADAALDDVLSLTVEDVLERRLQTLVYKKGLARTIRQARQLIVHGHIEVNGQIIRSPGYLVLREEEDTITYAKNSPFAKESHPERMVIEQAKQGGEA, from the coding sequence ATGGGAGACCCGAAGAGGCAGAGGAAGAAGTATGAGACTCCATCTCACCCCTGGATTAAGGAGAGACTCGACCGCGAGAGGGTTCTGAAGAGGAAGTACGCCCTCAAGAACAAGAAGGAGCTCTGGCGCCACGAGACCCAGCTCAAGGAGTTCAGGCGTAGGGCCAGGCGCCTCCTCGCTGCCCGCGGTAAGCAGGCTGAGATTGAGAGGCAGCAGCTTCTCCAGAGGCTCCACAGGCTCGGCCTTCTTCCAGCCGACGCCGCTCTCGATGACGTTCTCTCTCTTACTGTTGAGGACGTCCTTGAGAGAAGGTTACAGACCCTTGTTTACAAGAAGGGTCTCGCGAGGACCATCAGGCAGGCTAGGCAGCTCATAGTCCACGGCCACATCGAGGTTAACGGCCAGATAATCCGCTCGCCTGGTTACCTCGTCCTCCGCGAGGAGGAGGACACGATAACCTACGCCAAGAACTCTCCCTTTGCGAAGGAGTCTCATCCGGAGAGGATGGTTATTGAACAGGCCAAGCAGGGTGGTGAGGCATGA
- a CDS encoding ABC transporter permease: MRALVKHELQEPTKLSVLLLFSVLISAAYKAFLIGYRSSFSSTYPHFHLHRVFVEMGHSNMTFYLFATLMASFIVGISTRTERDTGVALSIYALPYSRKAILMAKFFSNFLLLFVYSLALHIIVFVLHFSGTVEGVLKALSEGIPFVIIFYIIVTFYVVSLSSFVAISSPNTYVAIMVSFLALYFPVLANIKWLMPALTEWWEAGLSTYATSFKTLIFLSTVLFIAYIIIGERRDVR, translated from the coding sequence ATGAGAGCGCTCGTTAAGCATGAACTCCAGGAGCCCACTAAACTCTCAGTCCTCCTCCTTTTTAGCGTCCTTATTTCAGCCGCATATAAAGCATTTCTCATTGGTTACAGGAGTAGCTTCTCCTCCACTTATCCTCACTTCCACTTACACAGGGTTTTCGTGGAAATGGGCCACTCTAATATGACCTTTTACCTTTTTGCAACTCTTATGGCCTCATTTATTGTAGGAATATCCACGAGAACTGAGAGGGACACTGGAGTTGCACTGAGCATCTATGCCCTCCCGTATTCAAGGAAGGCCATTTTGATGGCCAAGTTCTTTTCGAATTTCCTCCTACTTTTTGTGTATTCTCTGGCACTTCATATTATCGTGTTTGTCCTCCACTTTTCCGGGACTGTTGAAGGCGTCTTGAAGGCCTTGAGTGAAGGTATTCCTTTTGTAATCATCTTCTACATCATCGTTACGTTCTATGTCGTGTCACTGTCATCTTTCGTCGCCATTTCATCTCCAAACACATACGTGGCGATCATGGTATCATTTTTGGCCCTGTATTTCCCTGTTCTGGCTAACATTAAATGGCTGATGCCAGCACTCACTGAATGGTGGGAAGCAGGGCTTAGCACCTATGCAACGTCCTTCAAGACCCTGATTTTTCTCTCCACCGTGCTTTTCATTGCCTATATCATCATAGGGGAGCGGAGGGATGTTAGATGA
- a CDS encoding ABC transporter ATP-binding protein has translation MIIEAKNLQKRFGPIVALDDVNIKVPKGLTLLLGPNGGGKSTFMKLALGLYRPTKGEIKLLGRNPWKDANVRKNVGASFDPPALPKFVSGREWLSFLAEGKGVDAEEEIAKVSEMFNLEAFLNRRIDRYSSGMLKRLSIAQAFIGDPKVIFLDEPLANIDFDSVAQIVSVIAQEKEKGTSFVVISHIWEPLLPLADYAVVLSAGRVYLAGRAGDVKEGLENLFRSDKLSHQHTRVTNEEKQDKEPSASNESLFNKVPRRKGEKSRV, from the coding sequence ATGATAATTGAAGCAAAAAACCTCCAGAAAAGGTTCGGCCCAATCGTAGCTCTCGATGATGTGAATATTAAAGTCCCCAAGGGCCTAACCCTGCTCTTGGGGCCCAATGGGGGAGGGAAATCAACGTTCATGAAGCTTGCCCTTGGTCTTTACAGGCCGACTAAAGGAGAGATAAAGCTCCTAGGAAGGAACCCGTGGAAAGACGCGAACGTACGAAAAAATGTGGGCGCCTCTTTTGATCCCCCTGCACTCCCAAAGTTTGTGAGCGGCAGGGAGTGGTTGTCTTTTCTTGCGGAGGGCAAAGGGGTTGATGCCGAAGAAGAGATAGCCAAAGTCTCTGAAATGTTCAATCTGGAAGCCTTCCTGAACAGGAGGATAGATAGGTACTCCTCAGGGATGCTCAAGCGTCTGAGCATAGCCCAAGCCTTTATCGGAGATCCCAAGGTGATTTTTCTCGACGAACCTCTGGCCAATATAGACTTTGACAGTGTTGCGCAGATTGTCTCAGTTATCGCCCAAGAAAAGGAAAAAGGGACGAGCTTCGTGGTAATTTCCCATATATGGGAGCCCCTGCTGCCACTGGCGGATTACGCGGTGGTGCTAAGCGCGGGCAGGGTTTATCTAGCAGGAAGGGCGGGGGATGTGAAAGAAGGCCTAGAAAATCTATTCAGGTCCGACAAACTATCTCATCAGCACACACGAGTAACCAACGAGGAAAAACAAGATAAAGAACCCTCAGCCTCTAATGAATCTTTGTTTAACAAAGTTCCCAGAAGGAAGGGAGAAAAGAGCAGAGTCTAA
- a CDS encoding ABC transporter permease, translating to MRPIYRYFLIKLSFLLVTYFVAVSIAFFLPRIAPGNPVQQIIAGMSQGSLSPELLNDYQRRLVEEFGLNKPLWQQYIDFLKNAFSGNLGTSITSYGQSVTKLISWHLPWTLLLLVPATLVSWAIGNYLGARAAYRRGTLFEKVTVSTGIIVSQIPYYWMAMVLIYVFAIKLGWFPSGSAYDPTLTPSLSWTFIKSYLHHYILPFLSIAITSTGGWIIGMRVLAAMELGSTYVTFSEMLNVDNEIIFRYVLRNSLLPQVTGIAIQLGTVMAGQIITEQLFNYQGMGILLARALGSRDYPMIQGIFLILIGTLLLANFIVEFIYVLIDPRIRLGQRSE from the coding sequence ATGAGGCCGATATACAGGTACTTCCTCATCAAACTTTCTTTTTTACTTGTCACGTACTTCGTAGCTGTGAGCATAGCGTTTTTCCTCCCGAGAATTGCGCCAGGAAACCCTGTGCAGCAGATAATCGCCGGAATGTCTCAGGGTTCGCTCTCGCCTGAGCTTCTCAATGACTATCAGAGGAGGCTCGTAGAGGAGTTTGGGCTTAATAAGCCGCTCTGGCAGCAGTACATCGACTTCCTCAAGAACGCTTTCAGCGGGAATCTTGGGACTTCCATCACGTCTTATGGACAGTCAGTTACGAAGTTGATATCGTGGCACCTGCCCTGGACGCTCCTACTCCTCGTCCCCGCGACGCTCGTGTCCTGGGCCATAGGCAACTACCTCGGTGCAAGGGCCGCATACAGAAGGGGCACTCTCTTCGAGAAGGTCACTGTATCAACTGGAATAATAGTGTCCCAGATTCCCTACTACTGGATGGCAATGGTGCTCATCTACGTCTTCGCAATCAAGCTTGGCTGGTTCCCCTCAGGTTCAGCCTACGACCCAACACTCACTCCATCACTCAGCTGGACGTTCATAAAGAGCTATCTGCACCACTACATTCTCCCATTCCTCTCAATAGCGATTACCAGTACTGGGGGTTGGATAATTGGAATGAGGGTCTTGGCCGCGATGGAGCTTGGATCCACATACGTTACCTTCTCAGAGATGCTCAACGTTGACAACGAGATCATATTCCGCTACGTCCTCAGGAACTCCCTTCTTCCGCAGGTTACTGGGATAGCAATCCAGCTCGGTACGGTCATGGCGGGCCAGATAATCACCGAACAGCTCTTCAACTACCAGGGAATGGGAATACTCCTCGCGAGGGCACTCGGTTCCAGGGACTATCCCATGATACAGGGAATCTTTCTGATACTCATAGGCACCCTGCTCCTGGCCAACTTCATTGTGGAGTTCATCTACGTGCTCATAGACCCGAGGATAAGGCTTGGACAGCGGAGTGAATGA
- a CDS encoding ABC transporter ATP-binding protein, whose amino-acid sequence MSREILVCDHVTKVFTSGFLHKIEVRAVDDVSFTVKEGEIISLIGQSGSGKTTLGKIILRLLPPTSGNVIFNGKDIWNELKSKEDLKEYWRNVHAIFQNPMGSFNAFYKVDRVLNQALELRGIDPNSEEGIKLKEESLRAVGLNPGEILGKYPHQLSGGQLQRVMISRNWILKPKLLIADEAVSMLDVSTRGKIMELFDKLRKEIGSSIIFISHDIGLSYFISDRIFIMHRGRIVEEGTPEEVIDNPKDEYTKTLIASVPTIYRRWEDFEEV is encoded by the coding sequence ATGAGCAGGGAAATACTCGTGTGCGACCACGTGACTAAGGTTTTTACCTCAGGGTTCCTTCACAAAATCGAAGTGCGGGCGGTAGATGACGTCTCGTTCACCGTAAAGGAGGGTGAGATAATATCCCTCATCGGCCAGAGCGGTTCCGGAAAGACCACCTTGGGCAAGATAATCCTGAGACTCCTACCCCCGACATCTGGAAATGTGATCTTCAACGGAAAGGACATCTGGAACGAGCTGAAGAGCAAGGAAGACCTTAAGGAGTACTGGAGGAACGTCCACGCCATCTTCCAGAACCCGATGGGGAGCTTCAACGCCTTCTATAAGGTCGATAGAGTCCTGAACCAGGCCCTTGAGCTCAGGGGAATTGACCCTAACTCCGAAGAGGGCATTAAGCTGAAGGAGGAGTCTCTCAGGGCGGTTGGACTTAACCCGGGAGAAATTCTCGGCAAGTACCCCCACCAGCTCAGCGGCGGACAGCTGCAGAGGGTTATGATATCGAGGAACTGGATACTCAAGCCGAAGCTCCTCATAGCTGACGAGGCCGTCTCGATGCTCGACGTTTCAACACGCGGAAAGATAATGGAGCTCTTTGACAAGCTCAGGAAGGAGATAGGGAGCTCGATAATCTTTATCTCCCACGACATAGGCCTGTCCTACTTCATCTCTGACAGGATATTCATCATGCACAGGGGCAGGATAGTCGAGGAGGGAACCCCGGAGGAGGTCATAGACAACCCGAAGGATGAGTACACCAAGACGCTGATCGCGAGCGTTCCGACGATATACCGTAGATGGGAGGACTTTGAGGAGGTGTGA
- the bgaS gene encoding beta-galactosidase BgaS yields the protein MWKFPKDFLFGYSWSGFQFEMGLEGSEVPNSDWWVWVHDTENIFSGLVSGHLPENGPAYWHLYKQDHDIAEGLGMEAIRGGIEWARLFPKPTFDVKVDIEKDEDGNIVAVDVPERAIEEMEKLADMKALEHYREIYSDWKGRGKVFILNLYHWPLPLWLHDPIAVRRLGPDRAPSGWLDERSVVEFVKFAAFVAYHLNDLVDMWSTMNEPNVVYEQGYTRPNSGFPPGYLSFESSTKAARNMAQAHARAYDVIKEHSKAPVGLIYSFVWHDALNEEAEDIVKEIRKRHYEFVTAVHSGSSGLLGERPDMKGKLDWIGVNYYTRVAYRMNNGSIEVPPGYGYMCERGGFAKSGRPASDFGWEIYPEGLENILRDLHRIYGLPMMITENGIADAADRYRPYYLVSHLKAVHSAMEAGADVRGYLHWSLTDNYEWAQGFRMRFGLVHVDFETKKRYLRPSALAFREIATRKEIPEELSHLADLTPLMRD from the coding sequence TTGTGGAAGTTTCCCAAGGACTTTCTTTTTGGCTATTCATGGTCAGGGTTCCAGTTTGAGATGGGGCTTGAAGGAAGCGAGGTTCCCAACAGCGACTGGTGGGTCTGGGTTCACGATACTGAGAACATATTCTCAGGCCTGGTCAGCGGTCACCTGCCCGAGAACGGCCCTGCCTACTGGCATTTATACAAGCAAGACCACGACATCGCTGAAGGACTTGGGATGGAAGCAATAAGGGGAGGCATAGAGTGGGCGAGGCTCTTCCCCAAGCCCACCTTTGACGTCAAGGTGGACATTGAGAAGGACGAGGACGGCAACATAGTCGCTGTTGACGTTCCTGAGAGGGCCATCGAGGAGATGGAAAAGCTGGCCGACATGAAGGCGCTTGAGCACTACAGGGAAATCTACTCGGACTGGAAGGGGAGGGGAAAGGTTTTCATCCTCAACCTCTACCACTGGCCCCTCCCGCTCTGGCTCCACGACCCGATAGCCGTGAGGAGGCTCGGCCCTGACAGGGCTCCCAGCGGGTGGCTCGACGAGAGGAGCGTCGTCGAGTTCGTGAAGTTCGCGGCCTTTGTAGCATACCACCTCAACGACCTCGTTGACATGTGGAGCACCATGAACGAGCCGAACGTCGTCTATGAGCAGGGCTACACGAGGCCGAACTCCGGCTTCCCTCCGGGCTACCTGAGCTTTGAGAGCTCGACGAAGGCAGCCAGGAACATGGCGCAGGCCCACGCAAGAGCGTATGACGTCATAAAGGAGCACTCCAAGGCCCCTGTTGGGTTAATCTACTCGTTCGTGTGGCACGATGCCCTCAACGAGGAAGCCGAGGATATCGTGAAGGAGATAAGGAAACGTCACTACGAGTTTGTGACCGCAGTTCACTCCGGCTCTTCCGGTTTGCTTGGTGAGAGACCAGACATGAAGGGCAAACTCGACTGGATAGGGGTCAACTACTACACGAGGGTTGCGTACAGAATGAACAACGGCTCCATAGAGGTGCCTCCAGGATACGGCTACATGTGTGAGAGGGGCGGCTTTGCGAAGTCAGGACGGCCAGCGAGCGACTTTGGATGGGAGATTTACCCTGAGGGTCTTGAAAACATCCTCAGAGACCTCCACAGGATTTACGGACTGCCGATGATGATTACAGAGAACGGCATCGCCGATGCGGCCGACAGGTACAGGCCCTACTACCTCGTGAGCCACCTCAAAGCAGTCCACAGCGCCATGGAGGCCGGGGCTGACGTGAGGGGCTACCTGCACTGGTCGCTGACAGACAACTACGAGTGGGCCCAGGGATTCAGGATGCGCTTTGGACTCGTCCACGTTGACTTCGAGACCAAGAAGAGGTACCTGAGGCCGAGCGCCCTCGCCTTCAGGGAGATAGCGACGCGCAAAGAGATACCAGAAGAGCTGAGCCACCTGGCAGACCTGACTCCGCTGATGAGGGATTGA
- a CDS encoding ABC transporter ATP-binding protein encodes MANEPRLILKDVRAYYRQLKGTTEYQVKAVDGVSLEVYKGDIVGLVGESGCGKSTLAKVMMMNIVPPLEYIGGEVELVSRDGRKFRITQFKSKDEVKSTIWGKHIAYVPQDALNALMPTIKIKKIAYDVLRSHKKDVTMSRAVEIAKERLKELDLPDYVVDLYPFQLSGGMRQRAVLAMATLLSPEVLVVDEPTSALDVTTQKIVLKSLLQLRKLGFVDSIIFITHDISTVRQIANRIAVMYAGKIVEVGDTDSIIWEPLHPYTDGLIKSVASIEPEGREKGISYIPGQPPNLIDPPKGCRFHPRCPYAMDVCGEKEPAFVEVKPGRQVACWLHQGRGGQ; translated from the coding sequence ATGGCCAACGAACCAAGGCTTATCCTGAAGGATGTGAGGGCCTACTACAGACAGCTTAAAGGCACCACTGAATACCAGGTGAAGGCGGTTGACGGCGTGAGCCTTGAGGTGTACAAAGGTGACATAGTAGGTCTCGTGGGCGAGAGCGGCTGCGGGAAGTCAACCCTCGCTAAGGTAATGATGATGAACATAGTCCCCCCACTTGAATACATCGGCGGGGAAGTTGAGCTCGTGTCTAGAGATGGCCGGAAGTTCCGGATAACCCAGTTCAAGAGCAAGGATGAGGTTAAGAGCACCATCTGGGGTAAGCACATAGCGTACGTCCCGCAGGACGCTCTAAACGCACTCATGCCGACGATAAAGATCAAGAAAATCGCCTACGACGTTCTCCGCTCCCATAAAAAGGACGTAACGATGAGCAGGGCAGTTGAGATAGCGAAGGAGAGGCTAAAGGAACTTGACCTTCCCGACTACGTAGTTGACCTCTACCCCTTCCAGCTCAGCGGTGGAATGAGGCAGAGGGCCGTTCTGGCAATGGCCACACTGTTAAGCCCTGAGGTTCTTGTGGTTGACGAGCCGACTTCAGCCCTCGACGTCACGACGCAGAAGATAGTCCTCAAGTCCCTGCTCCAGCTCAGGAAGCTCGGCTTCGTTGACAGTATAATCTTCATCACCCACGACATCTCGACCGTCAGGCAGATCGCCAACAGGATCGCCGTCATGTACGCGGGCAAGATAGTGGAGGTCGGGGACACCGACTCGATAATCTGGGAGCCGCTCCACCCGTACACTGACGGCCTGATAAAGTCCGTGGCTTCTATTGAGCCAGAGGGGAGAGAGAAGGGCATATCATACATCCCTGGACAGCCGCCGAACCTCATCGACCCGCCGAAGGGGTGCCGCTTCCATCCAAGGTGTCCATATGCCATGGACGTCTGCGGGGAGAAAGAGCCGGCCTTTGTTGAGGTCAAGCCGGGCAGACAGGTTGCGTGCTGGCTCCACCAAGGGAGGGGAGGTCAATGA
- a CDS encoding 30S ribosomal protein S13 — MTENFRHIVRVAGVDLDGHKQLRWALTGIKGIGINFATMVLRVAGLDPYMKAGYLTDEQVKLIEKILEDPVAHGIPAWAVNRPKDYETGKDMHLITAKLVMAWREDINRLRRIRAYRGIRHELGLPLRGQRTRSNFRHGTTVGVSRRKK, encoded by the coding sequence ATGACCGAGAACTTCAGGCACATAGTCCGCGTTGCGGGCGTTGATTTGGATGGACACAAGCAGTTGAGATGGGCACTGACAGGGATTAAGGGAATAGGGATAAACTTCGCCACGATGGTGCTCAGGGTAGCAGGACTCGACCCCTACATGAAGGCAGGTTACCTCACCGACGAGCAGGTCAAGCTGATAGAGAAAATCCTCGAGGATCCAGTCGCCCATGGAATCCCTGCCTGGGCCGTCAACAGGCCGAAGGACTACGAGACCGGCAAGGACATGCACCTCATCACCGCCAAGCTCGTTATGGCCTGGCGTGAGGACATCAACAGGCTCCGCAGAATCAGGGCTTACCGCGGTATAAGGCACGAGCTCGGCCTGCCTCTCCGCGGCCAGAGAACCAGGTCGAACTTCAGGCATGGAACCACCGTCGGGGTTAGCAGGAGGAAGAAGTGA